Proteins encoded within one genomic window of Fibrobacter sp. UWB16:
- a CDS encoding glycoside hydrolase family 9 protein gives MSIIKYLLILFFVVPLAIAQQEQPTPYDLIRPTFPLTWDTTVFDHYDASVTKKKNTVPKIRTTPFYAPNAYIVDTLDQAYLDAINYHMSPIRVNQAGYLESDKERQFYYIGTASTFEIVDVNGKPFSPAITGSLKSSGHTTSSDWTIVAGTNAATNDQMRYKVDITGQSGTIMIGNIPQGVPTDTRLRIKVGNEISSTFIISDQVYTMVKDAAIKFYGINRSGYGDSWFHPSSHTKDGAGAVTVGDKAEVRNYYDASMAGTLEGGYYDCGDHLKESQTQMYAFMVAAVMAATNPDVDVDHYKFNHGAGGRDGVPDMLREAKHGADFVLRSFVRAKGVIDDMALSIGAKGSDHGWWGRPENQDGIPVDGSPSATDRGGPSSRMVRLGEIGSNIGGETAAGLAILGKMFKDYSEYEDFADSCLMVAEKMYSLAKAIAQGKSTYDGDKPIKNNTSAASWSSQAYNGNNEFYDDLALASVALLYATGNKQYADDMIRTRKLVPAGVKIGDKGQTAPTQEYMENCAGCFEGGWFVTNDKGFLKNVKSTSWANSYTFALYALYKLILADKNKAITQYGLTEDEWLNAVEDCVANLIYNVSDMSEGAGASIELPMGSIIWKQNKVTYDDDWYNMASPSGDWIYNRYQAGNIFDVMAYVDVAKSIEAQGITLPHMGTPNWKTDEMQQLAINQMNYMLGVNPWDISFIYGVGDKNDAHPHHRASNPEGTNVPGGHYPYKIPTGAFLGGIKPGGANSFVPKTMSWEDYEKSEVCIDASATFLGAVSLVAHKFDMTQAPDISVEIRHKSADSAIVTVNLTIRGTAVIHYGTTEGEYSLTATDNLKGVQHDIVLRNLTPGTTYYFYVTGANAYKPENEKPKYLVDSTQTPYSFTTLSSVESAEITNVTVCNVSADSAEIMWYTPNGEYESRIYWDVQPHSTATEYAYNTGAGNADVSGIPTQFHYVKIGELKEKTTYYFMVESNGTFANVDDDGKPLKFTTPVTWYDFSVKTYQYPWQVDMAMVNINIFNNESRAFDSLTIRLYMRGTDEIENDIGMGTDICNDYDEAGFSGSCPEETIEELARLLRDAHPVKIEDTYDDATGTWQWYFPLNLGSTVIKSSSRLRFDVRFDHRSPYPPYKDLMNEAPNKKLYCYSGNKWYAPSNETPGAPTLDENPGDWSWMPHSRANGEELDYPGMPCIEKDEGDKDFDAAPVNPYVSVYRKDEFIWGYSPSKKEMQTKRANYKINMVLDPPFNVSNGSHIDIDQTSSTVHVTGKAHISEGGYITKIWANGVKVSGVPYVDGLNKWILDESGTKIIAKYDIPTDMWNLDIPVKMSIGSKKVDITLFAGPDPTCDACLENGGCAFENRSYYVNFSKGDATESQLVIKDALVNGNPIISPANPEGTTFYIDVMDKDKVKSNTKTIDVQIINSKRNDELTVTLKADAANPGHFTCGPITAVNHSKETRNQTSEISFFAGDTIQVVYTDPNDEDDISKQSFYAISKVPSPQKVLAEDTDCDNKADQLRIIFSNKITEGYTLDSIKYFIEGMTDSIKVPLTASKYADLNEVTIPIDTSLIPTDATPSGKITTYIADKGTPNAETTKITDGILPTLVSVSILEKSDNDNNDLDTVLITFSEPVILSSQSEWPLSISGAAGVPTVTGKGTTTNNGMSWQFIISGNKDNTLVPIGAQAAARTTGGYSITDQNFNPIDPTGCKPTVPVTLISRPVPVYHAEMIDIQGDGIPDKIYIMFESKLKTKDMFDSIVTSWGNPGITRSFITTADTTGGVIKPNESYWTIRDSVSAPFSVQIDSVTKKDSVNTYSIIEINIPENKAYPIGSTSGENDGNGTISPHKGITNGFFETIYTLYDKCPPIITSARLVSGLLTVNISESVNILETGKYIQREHDEYIPSEKPQGYGKSYLFTYNEKDNVFHAGDRVRLVPDILGSAFIDKNGIAPTISNPYVRITGNDKIRFNVTLTKPVSKPKAEAYIGRPETIANESFVTSAVINGKHNFINGDGSVLGQVDTAAYFSSGPNFEIEVMMPSASFTTHEGLPMYDFRLKVVMDLYDNLGQYINTYKLDIPKEKFAEMRNLINNGLFKLNLEWAAKDNEAPVAKKGNKIGTGAYIAKFDLTAESFCATNFDKSSNDYKLSCEKAGIKAEKASDSKTKTFGFKRKM, from the coding sequence ATGTCTATTATAAAGTATCTTTTGATACTGTTTTTTGTTGTACCCTTAGCAATCGCACAACAAGAACAACCCACTCCATATGACCTAATCAGGCCAACATTTCCGCTAACATGGGACACGACCGTTTTTGATCATTACGATGCATCGGTCACCAAGAAAAAGAATACCGTTCCCAAAATCAGGACAACTCCATTTTACGCGCCGAACGCCTATATTGTCGACACCCTAGACCAGGCTTATCTTGACGCCATCAATTACCACATGTCGCCCATCCGCGTAAACCAGGCGGGCTATCTCGAAAGCGACAAGGAACGTCAATTCTACTACATCGGAACAGCCTCCACCTTTGAAATTGTCGATGTCAACGGCAAGCCTTTTAGCCCTGCCATTACCGGCTCGCTAAAGTCTTCTGGCCACACGACATCCTCTGACTGGACCATTGTCGCAGGCACAAACGCCGCCACAAATGACCAGATGCGCTATAAAGTGGATATTACCGGTCAATCCGGCACCATCATGATTGGGAACATTCCGCAGGGAGTCCCCACAGACACCCGCCTCCGCATTAAAGTCGGCAATGAAATTTCTAGCACGTTCATCATTTCCGACCAGGTGTACACTATGGTCAAGGATGCCGCCATCAAATTTTACGGCATCAACCGCAGCGGTTACGGAGATTCTTGGTTCCACCCATCAAGCCACACGAAAGATGGCGCCGGCGCAGTAACCGTCGGCGACAAAGCAGAAGTTCGAAACTATTACGACGCATCAATGGCAGGGACTCTCGAAGGCGGTTACTACGACTGCGGTGACCACCTGAAAGAATCCCAAACCCAGATGTATGCCTTCATGGTCGCTGCGGTCATGGCGGCAACAAACCCGGATGTAGACGTAGACCATTACAAATTCAACCATGGAGCAGGCGGACGCGACGGTGTCCCGGACATGCTCCGCGAAGCGAAGCACGGCGCTGATTTTGTACTCCGTTCCTTTGTAAGGGCAAAAGGCGTCATCGACGACATGGCCCTTTCCATTGGAGCCAAAGGTTCTGACCACGGTTGGTGGGGACGCCCGGAAAATCAGGATGGCATTCCGGTAGACGGCTCGCCATCAGCAACAGACCGAGGCGGCCCAAGTTCAAGAATGGTCCGTTTAGGTGAAATAGGCTCGAATATCGGCGGTGAAACAGCCGCAGGCCTTGCCATTCTTGGCAAGATGTTCAAAGATTATTCCGAATACGAAGATTTTGCGGACAGCTGCTTGATGGTTGCAGAAAAAATGTACAGCCTGGCCAAAGCCATCGCTCAAGGTAAAAGCACCTATGACGGCGACAAGCCGATTAAGAACAACACATCTGCAGCAAGCTGGTCCAGTCAAGCCTATAACGGCAACAATGAATTCTACGACGACTTGGCACTCGCTTCTGTAGCCCTTCTCTACGCCACCGGAAACAAGCAATACGCCGATGATATGATCCGTACCAGGAAATTAGTGCCAGCAGGAGTAAAAATTGGCGATAAAGGGCAAACGGCTCCAACTCAGGAATATATGGAAAACTGTGCCGGTTGCTTTGAAGGCGGCTGGTTCGTCACAAACGACAAGGGGTTCTTGAAAAACGTAAAGTCTACAAGTTGGGCCAACAGCTACACATTCGCCCTTTACGCTTTGTACAAGCTCATCCTCGCCGACAAGAACAAGGCAATCACGCAATACGGCCTGACCGAAGATGAATGGCTGAACGCCGTTGAAGACTGCGTTGCCAACTTGATTTATAACGTTTCCGACATGTCCGAAGGTGCCGGAGCCTCCATCGAACTACCCATGGGCAGCATCATCTGGAAACAGAATAAAGTGACATACGACGACGATTGGTACAACATGGCCTCGCCATCTGGGGATTGGATTTACAACCGCTACCAAGCAGGCAACATCTTTGATGTCATGGCATACGTCGATGTCGCCAAAAGCATAGAAGCTCAAGGCATTACGCTCCCGCACATGGGCACCCCCAACTGGAAAACCGACGAAATGCAACAGCTCGCCATCAACCAGATGAACTACATGCTTGGCGTGAATCCGTGGGACATTTCGTTTATCTACGGCGTCGGAGACAAGAATGATGCCCACCCGCACCACCGTGCTTCAAACCCAGAAGGAACAAATGTTCCAGGCGGTCATTACCCGTATAAAATCCCCACAGGCGCCTTCCTTGGAGGCATCAAGCCCGGTGGAGCCAATTCATTTGTTCCAAAGACAATGAGCTGGGAAGATTATGAAAAATCCGAAGTCTGCATCGACGCCTCTGCTACGTTCTTAGGCGCGGTTAGCCTTGTCGCCCACAAATTCGATATGACCCAGGCGCCAGACATAAGCGTAGAAATTCGCCACAAAAGCGCAGACTCCGCCATTGTGACTGTAAATCTGACCATACGAGGAACAGCCGTCATTCATTACGGCACCACAGAAGGTGAATACTCGCTTACCGCAACAGACAACCTTAAAGGCGTCCAGCACGATATCGTCCTCCGCAACTTAACGCCCGGCACCACCTATTACTTCTACGTTACGGGAGCAAACGCCTACAAGCCTGAAAACGAAAAGCCCAAATATCTCGTCGACAGCACACAAACGCCGTATTCATTCACGACCCTAAGTTCCGTTGAAAGCGCAGAAATCACCAACGTCACCGTCTGTAACGTATCTGCAGACAGCGCCGAAATCATGTGGTACACCCCGAACGGCGAATACGAATCCAGAATTTACTGGGACGTCCAGCCGCACTCTACAGCAACCGAATACGCCTACAATACCGGTGCAGGAAACGCCGATGTATCTGGCATTCCGACCCAATTCCATTACGTAAAGATTGGTGAGCTCAAGGAAAAGACGACTTATTACTTCATGGTCGAAAGCAATGGCACATTTGCCAATGTCGACGATGACGGCAAGCCGTTAAAATTCACGACACCCGTCACGTGGTACGACTTTAGCGTAAAGACTTACCAGTACCCTTGGCAGGTCGATATGGCCATGGTCAACATCAACATTTTCAATAACGAATCTAGAGCATTCGACAGTTTGACCATCCGCCTTTACATGCGCGGTACCGACGAAATCGAAAACGATATCGGCATGGGTACAGACATTTGTAACGACTATGACGAAGCGGGTTTCAGCGGCTCATGCCCTGAAGAAACCATCGAGGAACTTGCAAGACTCCTGCGCGACGCCCATCCTGTCAAAATTGAAGACACCTACGACGATGCTACTGGAACATGGCAATGGTACTTCCCGCTAAACCTCGGCTCCACAGTCATCAAAAGTTCAAGCCGCCTGCGCTTTGACGTGAGATTTGATCACCGCAGTCCGTACCCACCTTACAAGGACTTGATGAACGAAGCGCCAAACAAAAAGCTTTATTGCTATTCTGGCAACAAATGGTACGCCCCGTCCAACGAAACTCCGGGCGCCCCAACCTTGGATGAAAATCCGGGTGACTGGAGCTGGATGCCGCACTCTCGCGCAAACGGCGAAGAACTGGATTACCCAGGCATGCCGTGTATCGAAAAAGACGAAGGAGACAAAGACTTTGACGCGGCTCCGGTGAATCCTTATGTATCCGTGTACCGCAAGGATGAATTTATCTGGGGTTACAGTCCTTCCAAGAAGGAAATGCAGACTAAGAGAGCGAACTACAAAATCAACATGGTACTTGATCCACCGTTCAATGTATCCAACGGTTCCCATATCGATATCGACCAAACCAGCAGCACCGTCCACGTCACCGGCAAGGCTCACATTTCTGAAGGAGGATACATTACAAAGATTTGGGCCAACGGCGTCAAAGTGAGTGGCGTTCCATATGTTGACGGTTTGAATAAATGGATTCTTGACGAATCAGGAACAAAAATCATCGCCAAGTACGATATTCCGACCGACATGTGGAATCTCGACATTCCGGTCAAAATGAGCATCGGAAGCAAGAAGGTCGATATAACCCTGTTCGCAGGGCCTGACCCCACATGCGATGCATGCCTAGAAAACGGCGGATGCGCCTTCGAGAACAGATCCTACTACGTGAACTTCTCCAAAGGCGATGCCACGGAATCGCAGCTTGTCATCAAGGACGCCTTGGTCAACGGCAACCCAATTATCAGCCCCGCCAATCCGGAAGGCACGACATTCTACATTGACGTGATGGACAAAGATAAAGTCAAGAGCAACACAAAGACAATCGATGTCCAAATCATCAACAGCAAGAGGAATGACGAACTCACCGTCACCTTGAAAGCAGATGCAGCAAATCCAGGCCACTTTACCTGCGGGCCGATTACCGCAGTCAACCATTCCAAGGAAACGAGAAACCAGACTTCCGAGATTTCATTCTTCGCAGGCGACACCATCCAGGTTGTCTATACCGACCCGAATGACGAAGACGATATTTCGAAGCAATCGTTCTACGCCATATCCAAGGTTCCGTCGCCACAGAAGGTTCTCGCCGAAGATACCGACTGCGATAACAAAGCAGACCAGCTGAGAATCATTTTTTCGAACAAGATTACTGAGGGATACACGCTTGACAGCATCAAGTACTTTATCGAAGGCATGACAGACTCCATAAAGGTTCCGCTTACAGCCTCGAAATATGCGGACTTGAATGAAGTCACCATCCCTATTGACACAAGCCTTATCCCGACCGATGCAACCCCGTCCGGAAAAATCACGACTTACATTGCAGACAAGGGCACGCCTAATGCAGAAACGACAAAAATAACGGACGGCATCCTCCCCACACTCGTGAGTGTCTCGATTCTCGAAAAATCGGACAATGACAACAACGACCTTGATACCGTCTTGATAACATTCTCAGAACCGGTAATCCTTTCATCCCAAAGCGAATGGCCGCTTTCCATTTCGGGAGCAGCAGGAGTACCAACCGTCACCGGAAAAGGTACAACAACAAACAACGGAATGAGCTGGCAATTTATCATCAGCGGAAACAAGGACAATACACTAGTACCCATTGGCGCCCAAGCTGCCGCAAGAACGACCGGCGGATATTCCATTACCGACCAAAATTTCAATCCGATTGATCCAACTGGTTGCAAGCCTACGGTACCAGTAACGCTCATCAGCCGCCCAGTTCCGGTCTATCACGCAGAAATGATAGACATCCAAGGCGACGGCATTCCGGACAAGATCTACATCATGTTCGAAAGCAAGCTGAAAACAAAGGACATGTTCGATAGCATCGTGACGAGCTGGGGAAATCCGGGCATTACACGCAGCTTTATCACAACGGCGGACACCACAGGCGGCGTCATCAAGCCAAATGAATCCTACTGGACAATCCGTGACTCCGTATCGGCACCGTTCTCCGTGCAAATAGACTCCGTTACGAAAAAGGATTCCGTCAACACGTATAGCATTATCGAAATCAACATTCCAGAAAACAAAGCCTATCCAATAGGTTCTACAAGCGGCGAAAATGACGGAAACGGTACGATTTCCCCGCACAAAGGCATTACTAATGGATTTTTCGAAACCATCTACACACTTTACGACAAATGCCCCCCAATCATCACCTCGGCACGTCTAGTCAGTGGTTTACTCACGGTCAACATATCTGAATCGGTAAATATACTCGAAACAGGCAAGTACATACAGCGGGAACACGACGAATACATTCCATCCGAAAAGCCACAAGGCTACGGCAAGAGCTACCTATTCACCTACAACGAAAAGGATAACGTCTTCCATGCCGGCGACCGCGTCCGTCTCGTCCCAGACATACTCGGTTCAGCATTCATCGACAAGAACGGAATTGCACCGACAATTTCTAATCCCTACGTACGCATCACAGGCAATGACAAGATCCGCTTCAACGTGACGCTGACCAAGCCTGTTTCTAAGCCAAAGGCAGAAGCCTACATCGGGCGCCCAGAAACAATCGCCAACGAATCCTTCGTCACAAGCGCAGTCATCAACGGCAAGCACAACTTTATCAACGGAGACGGTTCCGTTCTCGGTCAAGTGGATACGGCTGCTTATTTCAGTTCGGGCCCGAACTTCGAAATCGAAGTCATGATGCCGTCCGCAAGCTTTACGACTCACGAAGGATTGCCAATGTACGATTTCCGCCTGAAAGTCGTCATGGACCTCTATGACAACCTCGGACAGTACATCAACACCTATAAGCTTGATATTCCAAAAGAAAAATTTGCAGAGATGCGAAACCTGATCAATAACGGTCTTTTTAAGTTGAACCTGGAATGGGCCGCCAAAGACAACGAAGCTCCTGTAGCCAAGAAGGGCAACAAGATTGGAACTGGAGCCTATATTGCAAAATTCGACCTCACGGCAGAATCCTTCTGCGCCACGAATTTTGACAAGTCCAGCAACGATTACAAGCTATCATGCGAAAAAGCCGGAATCAAGGCAGAGAAAGCTTCCGATAGCAAAACCAAGACATTCGGCTTCAAGAGGAAAATGTAA